CCCCGCTCATTCCCGCTAATATGGATGGATGTACGGATACATCATATCAAATAATAAACACCTTACAGGACGGGAATGGAGAATTGGCTCCCTCCCAATTTCATCTCAGTCCTTTTCATTCCGGCCCCTGATTTAGGTCTTTGGGACACTTACAGCAAAAGATCTACTAACAACACTCTTGATCGTGTTGGTAGGGGCAAAGATTGGAGCCATGACTACTAACATAATACCGCCAATTCCTGTAACTTCAATGCACGCACATGTACATGTACTGGGGGTTGCTTGGCTGCGAAGGAGGGTGGCTACCAGTTATCCAATGACAAGAAATCCGCTAACCATCAAATCGGCGTGCCTATTCCAGAAGGTCAAGCGAATACGTACCGCAAGTCCTGAAGTACACTCCGGTTGGCTTTGCAATCTTTGATCCTGAGTGAAGCATGATTTGCTAGACAATCTACCAACGCAACGCCTTGACGAATAGTATGGTTTCAACATTCGAACTCTCCCGTCCGGCACAGCCCTTTATCGAGGAAATCGAGGCTCTGCGTGGGTAAAGGACGCCACACCAGAGCTGCATTTTGATAGGTCAGCCCGTATCCTTGGCATGACAGACTTCCAACTATCGAGTTGCGTTGCACCTCGTAAACGGAATACGAAACTGCCCAGCCCTTTGACACTTGCTTACAAGTTACAAGCGCTTAAGCGGCACGTTTCGTTCCGGTCTACAGAGTACTTCGAGACCTTTCAGCACCTGCGGTTGCAACATATATATGCCGAATAGCCCTGAGTGTATGCGATCACCCAGTTTTGTTTATGTACCGAAAACCCTTAGACTTTAAGTTTGCGGTCGTCGGCAATTCCGCGTCTAGTCGATCTTGTGTGGAGAAATTGCTCCAGCGACTATGACGATACTGCTTGGTCTCCTACGCTGATCACGCCCTATCAGCTCTCAAACTAGCCATGCCGAGTTTCATGTTGCGAATGAAGTTTTGATCGGCATTGGGTGCAGACATTAGACTGGCAAGACTGGCAGATGAGCAGATGAGGCATATGAGGCATATGAGTGAGTTGGTCGGCAAATCATGAGATGATCCCCAAATTGTCCCACATCTGTTATGAATACAACTCACGTACGTGTTGGTTGATGGTTGTTTTGCCAAGCTTTTGATGGAAGCATCATAACATGTTGGGAAAATCTATTTGGTATCGATACCTAACTTCTTCTCTTACTTCCCTAGAATGATAAAAGACAAATCCATTATGGTACGCCATAAGAACCCATTGACCTCAGACAAGTTCAGATTGAAAGCAAGAACAATGATCCTAGTTACCTCTCCGGCCACCAGTGCTCATGAGTGTGattttctgtttcttcttcttcttacccCCAGCACTACTACTGATTCCTCCTACTCCAGCAGCAGTATTTGAACTAACACTACTCTCCGCGGCTTCAATAGCCTGTATCTGCATTGCTAGATCGGTCGTATCAAACAGATCCTCATCTCTGAGCCACCCGTCATTGGCGTTCAAGGGTTGTGCAGATGTTATCTCGGGCGATCCATTAATTGCTCTTGTGCCCCAAACTGTCCTTTGTGTTGAGGGGCTGGTCGACATTTCAGCTAATGTCTCGAATCCTGGTCGGGGATCCGGGGGCGTGGTGCCTGAGTGCCCGCTCAATGGTTGGAAATCCTCCATGTCCATTCGAGGCGCCATATCCTCCTCTAACGGCTCAGGAAGCCTCTGATATCCAGTAGTCTTACGCAGATTCGCGGCTTCAAGCCGCTCTGCTTGCAGACGCTCCCGTTCTTCCTGTGTCTCTTTGTCACGGTTACGTCTCCGTCTCCGCTCAATGTCGCCTGCGAACGATTCCAGTGTCTCTTCTGGTACGATGTCGGTCCAATCACACTCCAGAAAATTCACAACACATCCACGGggaagatggccaagataTTTTGCTCTTCGCCGCATTGTGTCATCAACCACATGGCCAGTGGAGATATGCTCGACGCGGGGGAGTAGCGTGGAAGGAAACGAGGAAAAAGAGCCATACTTGGTCTTCAGGATGCGGATATCCAATGGTGAGAGATATAGGTGAGGTGGGGAGCTGTAAAAATAGAAGTCGGCATCCGAAGAGGGTTGAGCCGACGTGGCTGGGCTTGCAGCAACCTGAAGATCAGCCAGTTTCTCTTTCGCGACTGTGATAGCCCGAATCGCCTTCTGGGACCATTCATCAGTCTGTCCGAAAAGGGTCTCGTCCTCCTTAGCTTGTTGACCCAGCGAAGCAATCTCCTCGTCAAACTGGGCTGTCATATAATCAGCTGTACCTTTCATCATGCGAGCGTAGTCTAAAACATTGGCAGCAAAGTGCCAAGGAATGTCATCCTGTGCGTACAGCGCCTCGGCACCACTCTCTCGTGGAAGGGCCATCGTCGAATTTGCATTCCGTGCCATTAACCGCAGTACGACGTCGTCACCAATCCGGGGAAAAGGACTTTCTTGTCCAGCATAAAATCTTACAGGCCGAACATCTTGCATATAGATAGAATCTTCGCAAATGGGACATTTTTTCCACCTGGGTCCGCGACCCTTCGTTTCATCTTCACTCGAAATTGAGTTCATAAACCGAATGAGGCAGGGTAGACAAAAGATGTGACCGCATTTTGCCATGCGAGGCGCCACAGGCTCTGAAAGACAGATGGGGCATGATGAACCCTGCGACTCGCTTGAAGCAATGATTTGCATGACAAGAGACCAATCTAGGTGTGTGTCGGCATCTGTGGCTTGCTTGTTGTATGTGCCTTCTGGTGAGAGGATGAATCGGTAGTTGGCATGAACGTATCGAGCCTTGTCGCTTGCATGATAACCGGAGCCTGGTCCCCATGTTGGAGTTCTGCGATAAGATCTCGAATGTGCATGATGATCCTGTACCGGGCGTGGCATTGAGTAGTTGAGTAGATGGGTAATTGAAGTTTGGCCCCGCCTGCTGTTGGGATTTCTGAAGGCCCTTAGTTCGGCCATggcatcttcgtcatctggGCCAGTATTTGACCTGTCACCGAGTCCAGGTCGCCGCTGACTCCGGTGTTGTTTACGGGCGCCCTGTGACTTGCGAGGCATCGATTGCGGGTTCGAGGAGCCGGCCTGTGATGGGCGACGAGACGATTCGAAGCTCGAGGATGCCGGGGCTGCTTGAATGGCTGTGGAACTAGACGGTGCAGGGGCAGTTTTTCCCACGTTCGAGCTAGAGGAGCTCATTTTCGTAACGAAGGTTTCTGGGCGACTCTAACCGTCGTCGGCGAGACAAAGGATTGGTCAATCGTGCGATGGATTGCGCTCTGTCCCCAATGGTTGGGATGACATACAAGTGGGACAAGGGTACCGTCAACGGGTTGTGATTCCGAGAAATGAGTGTTGTTGGAGAGATATAGGATAAACCCAAGGTGGTGTTATGAAGGTAATTGAGATGGAAAGAGTCAAATGAGGTTCACGAAGGGGTCCAGCTGGGACGGACCCCGTTGATGGATGGAGGATCGAGGTGGATCGAGCGAGTCACTGGCGGGGCAAATCGTGACGGAGTTGACGGCTAGGCGGCGCAGGGGAATGGCGTTACCGGCTTCTGTTGGAAGCTGACATAACGAGCACAGTTAGTCATCCAATGGGCGAATGGATATCACATGACCTTCAGTGACAATGGCATGAGATAACGTGATTTTGACATGACTGCGAATGACTTTAGACTACAAGAGCTTCACATAGATTTATCCAAAAACGATATCCTTCTTTTGACCTATCAGAAGCTATCATACATGAAGCCCGGTATCAATCAAAAGCATGCACATAAAACTGACTATGAATTAGGTATATGACAGAGATCCACGCCTCCAGCGATCTCGACCACTCTCCTCTTACTCATGGATCCAGGGGAATCATTGATAAACGAAGACACCAACCGCAAGAAAACAAAAATCCATGAGACGTGTCTGACCCCACAACGTTGCGACATTAGCTAAGTTGCCTCATTCTCTCATCTATTTGTCGGAAAGCTTatgcttgatcttgctgaagaTTGAGCTGAGTCGGTtgtgcttcttcttcttttcaccATTGGCTGTCGAGCTGCTCCCGTTGGCTGGTGTGGTGGCCTTGGTCTCTGTAGCCTTGGCGCCATTTCCAGTTGCTGTAGTGCCGTTACCGGTTGCTGAGCTGCCGTTACCAACGGCCGGGGTTTCTGTCTTAGCCTCGGCCTTGGGCTCCTCGGGCTTAGTCACAGGCTCAGCATCAGGCTTGGCTTCCACAGCCTTTGTCTCAAGAGGAGCAGCAACAGGGGCAGCAACAGCGGGAACAGCAGACTCAGTCTCCTGAGGCTTGACCTCGTCAACAGCAGGAACAGGCTCGGCctctttgagaagctgagCTTCGACCTCCTTTTTGTTCTCAACAGCTTCTGCGCTAGCAGCAGCCTCAGGGCGCTCGCCAGCCTCCACGATGGACTCCTTGACTTCGGTGGGGACTTCAGGAGCAACCTTGGCGGTCTCATCGATGGTCGCAGCAGGCTTAacctccttgagaagctcagcTTCAACGAGCTTCTTTTCCTCGACGGCCTCAGTGTTGGCAGCAGCTTCGGGACTCTTGCCAGCCTCCGCAATGGAGTCCTTCACCTCGACAGGAACCTCAGGGGAGACCTGCTTTGGTTCCTCTTTGGGTTGCTCAACAACAGAATCATAAATGCCAGTGACAGGCTTGacctccttgagaagctcattCTCTAcctccttcttatcctcaaCAGCGGCAGTATTAGCAGCTGCTTCAGGTGACTTGCCGGCCTCGACAAGAGATTCCTTGACCTCGGCGGGGACCTCAGGGGAGACTTCCTGTCGAATCTGCTCCTCGTTCTTGGCGGCCAGGGTCTCTTGGGCTGCAACAGGAAGCTGCTCTTTGACGGAATCGGGTAAGTTTTTGTTGGCAGTATCGGTAATGGCGTCAGCAGCGCTGTTAAGCGCAGGGCtggccttctcctccacTGTCTCCTTGGCAGCCAGACCAGCAGCAATCACAGCACCACCGGCAGTAGCAGCCAGAGCGGCGAGGCTAGTGTCCGGCGTGTTCTCAGACTTCTCGGTACCAACACCAGCGGTTCCTACTGAGGTAGCGGGTGCCTCGGGCACAGTTCCCTTgagctcttcctcaaccATGGTCTTTTCCTTGACTTCCGTAGGGTCGGTGCTGGCCTCAGTAACAGCGCCAGCCTTCTCCTGGCTCTCTCTTACAACCTCGGGGACGAAAGCACCGTTGGATTCGAGGGGAACCTCGGCGGCAAGGCCGGCAGTAGTAGCTGTGGGAGCAGCGGAGTTAATGACAACATCCTGTGCGCCGATAATGGGCAGACTGGATTCGGGAATAGTATTGGAAGATACGGGGGGGAGCTCGGTCTCAATGCCAGGGAGAGCGTCGCTCTTCTCGTATGATTCCTTGTCGAGCTTGACGTATTTGTCGGTGTTTTGAGCGGTGATGGATTCGGGGATCTTCTCGCCAGGCTCTAGCTTGATAGGGTTTCCGGCGCCCTCAGAAGCGGGCAGAGGGTTGATGCCAATGGTCGTGTCGAGCTCGTTGGCAGGTGTAGCGGGAAAGCCACCAGGAATGTCAGAAGGGGTCTCGAGGGGCAGTTTCTCGTCTTGGGTAGGCTTCTCGGAAGTCAGTATATTGCCATCAGTAGCAGCATTGTCGCTAGTTACCTTATCACCCAGCGTCTTCTCCTCTGTGGGTTTGTTCTCAATAGGTTGTTCGGCAGCCATCGCAGCGGTTGTAGACGAAGGAGTCACAGTGTTGAGTATAGCGGCGCCAGGGGTTTCGGTGTTCAGTTGATCGGGAgtgatgaagttgttgacGTTACCCTCGAGATCAGGCTCGTTGGGAGctgattgattgatgatcCAGTTACCGTCGACGATGAACTAGATAGAATGCTGGTGAGCGACGGACTTTACAGTGTTTGCGACAAATGTGTAGGAGTGTAGGAACAGCAATTGGGTTCAAAAGAGGGGATAAAGTGAGTTTAATGAGCTGGTGCGATGACGAAGGGGAGGAGGGAGCTGAGAGCAAGAGCGGGTCGGCAACGCAGGCACACTAGCGCGCAAGCAAATCAAGCGCTGACTTGAAGACGCCTTGGCAGTACGAGGGAACTTTGTCCCTGCGCGACGCAACATCGTCGCCTGACGCCACATAATTCTACTGGTATGACCAGGCAGAGACTTGACATGGGCTGTGTGTAGCGGACTTTCCACCGCTCTCCGCTCACTAACTCCATTCCAGAACTGTCGCGATCGTGGTCGCCTTGCGTCATACTAAACGGCGGGGGGGTTTTGGTTGGGGACTGGTGCGAGATGCTAATGGGCCGCAGAGAACCCATGACATGACAGGCAGGGAAATGAACCAGGGGTTCAGACCCCGATCCTGGCAGCGAAGCAAACTtgcaagaaaaaaaaaccatGGGCAGGGGGCTGGGATTACGGCAGCCACCGCTCTTGCGCCTCCAAGCTCTTTAGGCTTAAAAAGCCCTGCAGATTGCGATAGCGATGGGCGCAAAAGCACGGGTTCCTGGGCGGCACGGCCATGACAGCTATTCGTCCATCTTGTTCGAGCAATACGGAGAAGCAAACGCGCAGGATAGGCTGTTGATGCCAATGGTTCTCCCCGCCATCTGTATATGACTCAAGAACTGCGAATGTTTCTCTTCAATGCTGGCGAAGAGGGCAGAATTTGTGTTGTACCAAACCAGTGCCAAATGCAAATTGAATGTCGAAAAGGAGAGATGCTGTTGGGATTGCGGGTCGAGGCTCGCTGACGCACCTTGTAGTAAATCTTGCCCTCGGGCTCCTTCAGGTCGACTGTCTTGGAGAAAACATtgccctccttctcgagctgAACGCTCTTGGTCCAGTTGTCGAATGTACCCGTCACGTAGACCTCGTCGGCGGGATGCTCCCTATAGAAAATTTGGGGTCAGTGTCGGGTGTCTCAGACATGGATAAAGCTGTCGCGGTCTGCAGCAGCTAGTCTGCAATATGAAGCAGTCTCAAGAGGCGCATGCATGGGACAAGGTGAACTCTTTAGACAGAGCTCAATTGACTTGTCTCGTGCTGAGGCAGGCAAAGTGCGACTCGGAACACTGTCGAAGCTATCGCGACGAATTCGTCGGGGCAGCGCAGCGCAACGCAACATAGCACAGCAACGTATCAAATTGCAACTTACCACTTGAAAGTGAAGCTGCCCATGACTGGAATCTGGGTTATAATCGGTGGTGGAATCTGCGCAAGGGGATCGAGAGAATGTAGCAGTGAGTTAATAACTTTAATGCGTATAGAAGTAAAGTGAGattttgtttgtttgtgGGAGAGATGTTGGGTTGGGAAAAGAGCCAGGTCCAAGTCGTTGATGGGACGGGCAGAGACCAGGACAAGTCCGGTTTGGCGTTGGTCGAGGCTGGGGGGGACTGGAGCGAAATTAAAGATTGTTGGCGGCTACGGGGGAGTACCAGCGACACGAGAAAAAGGTACAGACGGTACAAATCGAGAGCGCTGAGACCGCTTCGACCGGACCGATCGATGCAGGGATTGGTTATAAGCGGTTTGAGAGGATGGCTTCGCCGGATGCAGAACAAGGCAAATATTGCGATGATACGCAGACTAGATACGGTGAGAAGGTTGGTTTTATGGTGAGGAAGATAAGAGAAGCTCATAGAAGGAGTCTGCGAAAGCGGGAAAGATAGGtaatgaggatgaggatgaggatgaggacgaggacgaggacgaggacgaggattgatgaaagaagcaaaagacGAGCACGTGGGGGTTTGATTTGGGTTTTGTCCAGCAAAATCGATGGTGATGCGCAACAAGAGGAGGAGTTGCAACAGAGTCAGTAGTAGAACAGAGGCAGCggcaagaagagatgagTCGCAGCCCGAGTCGGAAAGTTAAGACAATTGAGGCTGTTATCAGGTATCAAAAAAAGCTTGTGATTCCCTGGGCATGAGCGCGTCTCGATGGATCAGCCAAGCTCAGTACCTAGGTACGGATCCTGCTCCTGTATGTATGTACAACGCATATGGATCTGATGTGACAAACGGTAAGGCTGTTCTCGTCACCCAGCCTCCAGTTTTGGTGTAGCTGACGAGGAAATACCTTTGTCACTGGCATTTCGTGTCGTTGTTGACAGTATCATCTCACGTTTTCCATTTCAACTGAATATGTTTTCGATCTTGACTCTGATGCTGATTTTCAAGATAGTCCAATGCGCAGTGTTCAGGTAGTCTAAGTACCCATTCGGAATGATCCATGACAAGTACTCAACCTGCAGTCTTGCATCTGCAGAGTGGGCATGTAGCTGCAGTTCGAGAGCTGTGGGGACTTCTCTGACGACATGTAAACTGTGTCATGGCATTTGTTGGCGGTCGGGTTGGCTAGTGGGTTTCTTCACTTCTGCAACGAACCGCATCCGGGACATCAAGCAGCACGCTGCACATCAACACGGTGATAGTGGCTGACGACGGTTGAATATTCTCTGATCACCATACATCGCATGCTCTTCAAAACCG
This DNA window, taken from Fusarium oxysporum f. sp. lycopersici 4287 chromosome 7, whole genome shotgun sequence, encodes the following:
- a CDS encoding hypothetical protein (At least one base has a quality score < 10); protein product: MAAEQPIENKPTEEKTLGDKPTQDEKLPLETPSDIPGGFPATPANELDTTIGINPLPASEGAGNPIKLEPGEKIPESITAQNTDKYVKLDKESYEKSDALPGIETELPPVSSNTIPESSLPIIGAQDVVINSAAPTATTAGLAAEVPLESNGAFVPEVVRESQEKAGAVTEASTDPTEVKEKTMVEEELKGTVPEAPATSVGTAGVGTEKSENTPDTSLAALAATAGGAVIAAGLAAKETVEEKASPALNSAADAITDTANKNLPDSVKEQLPVAAQETLAAKNEEQIRQEVSPEVPAEVKESLVEAGKSPEAAANTAAVEDKKEVENELLKEVKPVTGIYDSVVEQPKEEPKQVSPEVPVEVKDSIAEAGKSPEAAANTEAVEEKKLVEAELLKEVKPAATIDETAKVAPEVPTEVKESIVEAGERPEAAASAEAVENKKEVEAQLLKEAEPVPAVDEVKPQETESAVPAVAAPVAAPLETKAVEAKPDAEPVTKPEEPKAEAKTETPAVGNGSSATGNGTTATGNGAKATETKATTPANGSSSTANGEKKKKHNRLSSIFSKIKHKLSDK